One genomic segment of Nitrospira sp. SG-bin1 includes these proteins:
- a CDS encoding peptidylprolyl isomerase, which yields MRLLCLAIGLLLLTTPASAASTDPVNDDQKTLYALGLAISQSLGTFSLSEAELDMVKNGLTDGVLKRTQKVDLQTFGPKIQQLQQARLAVAAESEKKAGAAFTAKAASEKGATKTESGIVITSLKSGNGATPKATDTVKVHYHGTLTDGTVFDSSIKRGEPATFPLNKVIKCWTEGVQQIKVGGKSRLVCPSNLAYGDTGSPPVIKPGSTLIFEVELLEIVNN from the coding sequence ATTCGTCTATTATGTCTAGCCATAGGGCTTCTTCTGCTCACAACCCCTGCATCGGCTGCGTCCACGGATCCGGTGAATGATGATCAGAAAACTTTATATGCGCTTGGCTTGGCCATCAGCCAATCCCTGGGCACCTTCTCCTTGAGCGAAGCCGAATTGGATATGGTCAAGAACGGCCTCACCGACGGCGTCTTGAAGCGCACCCAAAAAGTCGATCTGCAAACGTTCGGACCGAAGATTCAACAACTGCAACAGGCTCGCTTGGCGGTCGCGGCTGAGAGCGAGAAGAAGGCCGGCGCGGCGTTTACGGCAAAGGCGGCTTCGGAGAAAGGGGCGACGAAGACGGAGTCCGGGATCGTCATCACGTCCCTCAAGTCCGGCAACGGAGCCACGCCGAAGGCCACGGACACCGTCAAGGTCCATTACCATGGCACCTTGACCGACGGGACGGTCTTCGATAGTTCGATCAAGCGAGGGGAACCCGCCACGTTTCCGCTGAACAAGGTCATTAAGTGTTGGACCGAGGGGGTCCAGCAAATCAAGGTCGGGGGAAAGAGCCGACTGGTCTGTCCGTCCAACTTGGCCTATGGTGATACGGGATCACCGCCCGTTATCAAGCCAGGATCGACCTTGATTTTTGAGGTGGAGTTGCTTGAAATCGTGAATAACTAG
- a CDS encoding peptidylprolyl isomerase: protein MAMTLEFRKKDPRVTIITRFGEIKIRFYSDAAPRHVENFINLVKMGFYDGTTFHRVVPGFIIQGGDPLSKSSDRVIHGTGGPGYFLSPEPNDRPHKRGALSMAKMPRESNSTRDFNDNGSQFFICVGDNSGLDRRYTVFGEVFRGIDVVDKIVGVPRDERDNPLDPIRITMAVKE from the coding sequence ATGGCGATGACACTCGAATTTCGAAAGAAAGATCCCCGCGTGACGATCATCACGCGATTCGGCGAGATCAAGATCCGCTTCTACTCGGACGCCGCGCCGCGCCATGTGGAGAATTTCATCAATCTGGTCAAGATGGGGTTTTATGACGGCACCACGTTTCACCGTGTGGTGCCCGGTTTCATCATTCAGGGCGGCGATCCATTGAGCAAATCGTCCGACCGCGTCATCCACGGCACGGGCGGACCGGGCTACTTTCTTTCTCCGGAGCCGAACGATCGCCCGCACAAGCGCGGGGCGCTGTCCATGGCGAAAATGCCCCGCGAGAGCAACAGCACGCGCGACTTCAACGACAACGGCTCACAGTTTTTCATCTGCGTCGGGGACAACAGCGGCTTGGATCGCCGCTACACGGTGTTTGGCGAAGTGTTTCGTGGGATCGACGTCGTCGACAAGATCGTCGGCGTCCCGCGCGATGAGCGAGACAACCCTCTCGATCCGATCAGGATCACCATGGCCGTGAAAGAGTAG
- a CDS encoding translation factor (SUA5) → MGSETNHVKGAILSGADPAAVRLAGKVIQAGGLVAFPTETVYGLGCDAFNADAAAKVFEAKQRPQFDPLIVHIADPGQLEAVIDSLPPLGRRLIDAFWPGPLTLVLSKQQAIPDLVTAGLSTVAVRMPNHPVAQALIREAGTPIAAPSANPFGYVSPTTARHVADGLGSNVDLILDGGPCPVGVESTIVSLAGPQPELLRPGCITIEQLGALIGPLRRSSSTTERPLAPGQLSRHYATRTPLTILPAVGARPVLNSDKRAGLLIHARPQNGTDGFAAVEVLSSRGDLREAARHLFAALRRLDALDLDRIYAEPCAEEGIGAAIMDRLRRCAAP, encoded by the coding sequence ATGGGTTCAGAAACCAATCATGTGAAAGGCGCCATCCTCTCGGGAGCGGATCCGGCCGCCGTCCGACTGGCCGGGAAGGTGATCCAAGCGGGTGGCCTCGTCGCGTTTCCGACTGAAACGGTCTATGGACTCGGCTGCGACGCATTCAATGCCGACGCAGCGGCGAAGGTCTTCGAGGCCAAACAACGGCCTCAGTTCGATCCACTCATCGTCCACATCGCCGACCCCGGCCAGTTGGAAGCCGTGATCGACTCTCTGCCGCCTCTTGGCCGCCGTCTCATCGATGCCTTCTGGCCCGGTCCGCTGACGTTGGTGTTATCCAAACAGCAGGCCATCCCGGATCTCGTCACGGCGGGACTGTCCACCGTCGCGGTGCGAATGCCGAATCATCCGGTGGCACAGGCGCTTATTCGAGAAGCGGGCACCCCGATCGCGGCACCCAGCGCCAATCCCTTCGGCTATGTCAGCCCGACCACCGCTCGGCACGTTGCCGACGGGCTGGGAAGCAACGTAGACCTCATCCTCGACGGTGGACCATGCCCCGTGGGAGTCGAATCGACGATCGTGTCATTGGCAGGGCCACAGCCGGAATTGTTGCGTCCGGGCTGTATCACCATCGAGCAACTCGGCGCCCTCATCGGTCCGCTGCGCCGGTCGTCGTCTACAACCGAAAGGCCTCTTGCGCCCGGCCAATTGTCACGCCATTACGCCACGCGGACGCCGCTGACCATCTTGCCTGCGGTCGGAGCGAGGCCGGTCCTGAACAGTGACAAGCGTGCGGGATTGCTGATTCACGCGCGGCCCCAAAATGGCACCGACGGTTTCGCAGCCGTTGAAGTGCTCTCTTCTCGTGGCGATCTCCGAGAAGCCGCGCGGCATCTCTTCGCAGCGCTGCGGAGGCTGGACGCTCTGGACCTGGATCGGATCTACGCGGAGCCTTGTGCGGAAGAAGGAATCGGGGCCGCCATCATGGATCGCTTGCGTCGCTGCGCCGCGCCATGA